A genome region from Williamwhitmania sp. includes the following:
- a CDS encoding DUF456 domain-containing protein, with translation MDYFLASLAIILSLIGLLGCIMPVIPGPPISFIALLLMQATRFGEHTQFTIFFLGAVTITVTVMDYIIPAWTTKKFGGSKRGAIGATLGLVAGILLLPPIGVVIGPFIG, from the coding sequence ATGGATTATTTCCTAGCATCGCTTGCAATTATACTCTCGCTAATTGGATTACTTGGATGTATTATGCCAGTAATACCAGGCCCGCCCATTAGCTTTATTGCCTTACTGCTTATGCAGGCCACGCGTTTCGGAGAGCATACGCAATTCACTATATTTTTTCTTGGTGCAGTAACCATTACCGTCACTGTAATGGATTACATAATTCCTGCGTGGACAACCAAAAAGTTTGGCGGGTCGAAAAGAGGGGCCATTGGCGCAACCCTTGGCCTAGTCGCAGGCATTCTCCTACTCCCTCCGATCGGGGTTGTTATTGGACCTTTTATTGGAG